A region from the archaeon BMS3Bbin15 genome encodes:
- the queG gene encoding epoxyqueuosine reductase has product MREVLNITLVAQRKLYESINTILNADGADLVGIYYSSELDAEIGYPWVKSVVIYGIGVEDEALLLNAKLRKWSERRQFVDILLDYIGNRLGMELTEMGVKVKVLSAALPELDLRRLAVNAGLGFYGKNSLVITEEFGPRVRFGGVLLSVPLKHFSIEINENPCFHCNKCVEACPAGALNHGYNLMACDEYNSRLDKHKKCTMCTDMCPVGKE; this is encoded by the coding sequence TTGAGAGAAGTCCTTAATATTACACTCGTGGCACAGAGAAAGCTTTATGAGAGTATTAACACCATTCTCAATGCAGATGGTGCCGACCTTGTAGGAATCTATTACAGTTCTGAGCTTGACGCAGAGATAGGCTATCCATGGGTTAAAAGTGTTGTGATTTACGGGATTGGGGTGGAAGATGAAGCTCTTCTACTCAATGCAAAGCTGAGAAAGTGGAGTGAAAGGAGACAGTTTGTAGATATACTGCTTGATTATATTGGTAACAGACTTGGTATGGAACTGACTGAAATGGGAGTTAAGGTGAAAGTGCTCTCTGCCGCCCTGCCAGAACTTGACCTTAGAAGACTGGCTGTAAATGCTGGACTGGGTTTCTATGGAAAGAACAGCCTTGTGATAACTGAAGAATTCGGTCCAAGGGTGAGATTCGGAGGAGTCTTACTTTCAGTGCCCCTGAAACACTTCTCAATTGAAATAAATGAGAATCCATGCTTCCACTGCAATAAATGTGTTGAAGCCTGCCCGGCTGGAGCTCTCAATCATGGCTATAATCTGATGGCCTGTGACGAGTACAATTCAAGGCTTGATAAACATAAAAAATGTACTATGTGTACAGATATGTGCCCTGTTGGAAAGGAATAA
- the cobK gene encoding precorrin-6A reductase, which translates to MIMLLGGTTEGREIAALLEERDYPFFITVTTTFGESLLEGGDILRRKLNKDNMLRVIKDREVKLIIDATHPFAVEASRNAIYAAKMTGVEYLRYERESFLPENAICVSDIKEAGELSVCFSNIFYTAGSKGLSEFLSALGQENRVVVRIIPTPEVIAEVEALGIARENIVAMKGPFSRALNRALFSEFGADAVISKESGEKGGLREKACACSDLDIPLIIIRRPGMEYPRAVNSYSELMKIIEEIL; encoded by the coding sequence ATGATAATGCTCCTTGGAGGGACAACAGAGGGCAGAGAAATAGCAGCTCTTCTCGAAGAGAGAGATTACCCCTTTTTTATAACTGTGACAACTACATTTGGAGAATCTCTGCTTGAGGGAGGAGATATCCTGAGGAGAAAATTGAATAAAGACAATATGCTCAGAGTTATTAAAGATAGAGAGGTGAAACTGATAATAGATGCAACCCATCCCTTTGCTGTTGAGGCAAGCAGGAATGCCATATATGCAGCAAAGATGACAGGGGTTGAATATCTCCGCTATGAGAGGGAGAGCTTTCTGCCTGAAAATGCTATATGTGTTTCAGATATAAAAGAGGCAGGAGAGCTTTCAGTGTGCTTTTCAAATATTTTTTATACTGCAGGAAGTAAAGGTTTAAGTGAATTTCTTTCCGCTCTTGGACAGGAAAACAGAGTTGTTGTAAGAATTATTCCCACTCCCGAGGTTATAGCCGAAGTTGAAGCTCTGGGCATTGCCAGAGAGAATATTGTTGCCATGAAGGGACCCTTTTCAAGAGCATTGAATAGAGCCCTCTTCTCAGAGTTCGGTGCTGATGCTGTGATTTCCAAAGAAAGCGGAGAGAAAGGCGGTCTTAGGGAAAAAGCCTGTGCTTGCAGCGATTTAGATATACCTCTAATAATTATAAGAAGACCCGGGATGGAGTACCCAAGAGCTGTCAACAGCTATTCAGAACTCATGAAGATTATTGAAGAAATCCTTTAA
- the cysD_1 gene encoding sulfate adenylyltransferase subunit 2, whose product MVKAFSAEYGKIFKREARVQKHDRSWNMKSPYLGRINLRWCRNCNLPVLGRRCSICSSETEEVAISPPGDVRPAFPSDIELINSTTLEKFGSPLIDPEKICLLNKSSGFDRFDEIIQDGIVLGSLYYDLEKRGFSFLPSLEGASRLYAGGKRKFVEVKEDVLEFLDKGSVLMPGVESFDESIEAGDSVIVISMDRVVGVGKARFSGKEAEKREKGMFVKLRRFSRDFESRTLSNKGNLKKAIEANLEVIDSYEREALDFIKSTVERNKLPVVVAFSGGKDSLATLLLVDKATENYRVLFTDTGIEFPETIEAVKKIVPEDKLLMAEAGDRFFRGIEVFGFPARDYRWCCKVIKLGPTAKVIKENFPEGCLSFIGQRRYESEARSKSNRVWRNPWLPFQLGASPIQNWTALHVWLYIVREGVEINELYFRGFERIGCWACPGSEVSELMLVKDIHSDLYSILEENLLREYSREEAELGLWRWRSLPSGQRQMAENIGIKLEKKGIDYILNYSEEHGKITVKLPEIKERERFVNMLSALGRVERCTDYIEVKGVKIFDDSVAEVKNSGNFRKIIESIIEAKERSELCLGCGVCLAQCKNNAIELDEKARILTDKCSHCSACHNRCPVVRYRKRKLVLKKI is encoded by the coding sequence GTGGTTAAGGCTTTCTCTGCTGAATATGGGAAGATTTTTAAGAGAGAAGCAAGAGTTCAGAAGCATGACAGGAGCTGGAATATGAAGTCGCCCTATCTGGGAAGAATAAACTTGAGATGGTGCAGAAATTGCAACCTGCCTGTACTCGGAAGGAGATGCTCAATATGCAGCAGTGAAACTGAAGAAGTTGCGATTTCACCGCCAGGTGACGTCAGACCTGCTTTTCCCAGTGATATTGAGCTTATAAACTCAACAACTCTTGAAAAATTTGGCTCTCCTCTGATTGACCCAGAGAAAATATGCCTTCTCAACAAGAGCTCCGGCTTTGACCGTTTCGATGAGATTATACAGGATGGCATTGTGCTTGGAAGCCTCTACTATGACCTTGAAAAGAGAGGTTTCTCCTTTTTACCTTCTCTTGAAGGGGCTTCAAGGCTATATGCAGGGGGAAAGAGAAAATTTGTGGAGGTTAAGGAGGATGTACTCGAATTTCTGGATAAGGGTAGTGTTCTCATGCCGGGAGTTGAGAGTTTTGATGAGAGCATAGAAGCAGGAGACAGTGTGATTGTTATTTCCATGGATAGAGTTGTGGGTGTGGGTAAAGCAAGGTTTTCAGGAAAAGAGGCAGAAAAAAGAGAGAAAGGTATGTTTGTAAAGCTCAGGAGATTTTCCCGGGATTTTGAAAGCAGAACTCTCTCAAATAAAGGAAATCTGAAGAAGGCGATTGAAGCCAACCTTGAAGTAATTGACAGCTATGAAAGAGAAGCTCTTGATTTTATAAAGAGCACTGTGGAGAGAAATAAACTGCCTGTTGTCGTGGCATTTTCGGGCGGCAAAGACAGTCTTGCCACCCTTCTACTCGTTGATAAAGCTACTGAGAACTACAGAGTGCTATTCACAGATACAGGTATAGAATTTCCAGAGACTATTGAAGCTGTGAAAAAGATTGTACCCGAGGATAAGCTTCTCATGGCTGAAGCAGGTGACAGGTTCTTCAGAGGAATTGAGGTCTTTGGATTTCCTGCAAGAGACTACAGGTGGTGCTGCAAAGTAATAAAGCTTGGGCCCACAGCTAAAGTTATAAAGGAGAACTTTCCTGAGGGCTGCCTCAGCTTTATAGGTCAGAGGCGTTATGAGTCCGAGGCCAGGTCAAAGAGCAACAGAGTGTGGAGGAACCCCTGGCTCCCATTCCAGCTTGGTGCCTCACCGATACAGAACTGGACTGCTCTCCATGTATGGCTTTACATTGTGAGAGAGGGAGTCGAGATTAACGAGCTCTATTTCAGGGGCTTCGAAAGAATTGGCTGCTGGGCATGTCCGGGAAGCGAGGTGTCAGAGTTGATGCTGGTGAAGGATATTCACAGTGACCTCTATTCAATACTGGAGGAGAATCTTCTCAGGGAATATTCAAGAGAAGAGGCTGAACTTGGTTTATGGAGATGGCGCTCTCTTCCAAGCGGACAGAGACAGATGGCTGAGAATATCGGAATAAAGTTAGAGAAAAAAGGGATAGACTATATCCTGAATTATTCAGAAGAACATGGTAAAATAACTGTAAAATTACCAGAGATTAAAGAACGGGAGAGATTTGTTAATATGCTCTCAGCTCTCGGAAGAGTTGAAAGATGTACGGATTATATAGAGGTTAAAGGAGTAAAAATTTTTGATGACTCAGTGGCTGAGGTTAAAAATTCAGGGAATTTCAGAAAAATTATTGAGAGTATAATTGAAGCAAAAGAAAGAAGCGAGCTATGTCTTGGATGCGGTGTATGTCTTGCACAGTGCAAAAATAATGCCATAGAGCTTGATGAAAAGGCGAGAATTCTTACTGATAAGTGCAGTCACTGTTCAGCCTGCCACAACAGGTGCCCTGTGGTTAGATACAGAAAACGAAAGCTTGTACTTAAAAAAATATAA
- the arlR gene encoding response regulator ArlR: MAKILVVDDEPDVAYLVKKILTDINHEVETANSGKEALDKIHSGYKPDLILLDVMMPEMDGWEVSRRIKENPSTKDVIITMFTVRSDDEDKVTSLDRGLADWHISKPFKKDTLIRTVEWLLTKPLKRED; this comes from the coding sequence GTGGCTAAAATACTTGTTGTTGATGATGAGCCTGATGTTGCGTATCTAGTTAAAAAAATTCTAACTGATATCAACCATGAAGTTGAAACAGCTAATTCGGGGAAGGAAGCTCTTGATAAGATACATTCTGGTTATAAACCTGATTTAATCCTTCTGGATGTTATGATGCCTGAGATGGATGGCTGGGAGGTCTCAAGGAGGATTAAGGAGAATCCATCTACTAAAGATGTGATTATAACTATGTTTACAGTCCGTTCAGATGACGAAGATAAAGTTACAAGTCTCGATAGAGGTCTTGCAGACTGGCATATAAGCAAGCCGTTTAAAAAGGATACCTTAATAAGAACAGTTGAGTGGCTTCTCACAAAACCCCTCAAAAGAGAGGACTAG
- the minD_2 gene encoding septum site-determining protein MinD, translating to MGISIAVCSGKGGTGKTTISANMGVSLAQFGKNVIIIDSDIEMGNIELILGLEGVYKTLHDVLAGDVDVSEAIYDGPGGVKVVPAGISLDSLRKADPDKLEDVINVLKEAEILIIDAPAGLGRSVLTAISSAQEVLLVVNPEISSMSDALKTKIVANKLGAHILGTVLNRATSDSTDLTVMEIESILETPILAVVPDDPEVKHSSAFGVPVVIKSPNAPAAVAIKKLAADLIGEEYIVPVEEKPSFVNKLISGLFGK from the coding sequence ATGGGTATTTCTATAGCTGTTTGTTCCGGAAAGGGCGGTACAGGCAAAACTACAATTTCGGCTAATATGGGCGTGAGCTTGGCTCAATTTGGTAAGAACGTGATTATTATAGATTCTGACATTGAAATGGGGAATATAGAGCTTATACTCGGTCTTGAAGGAGTGTATAAAACGCTTCACGATGTTCTTGCCGGAGATGTTGATGTATCAGAGGCAATATATGATGGGCCTGGCGGCGTTAAGGTTGTGCCGGCAGGAATTTCTCTCGACTCTTTGAGAAAGGCGGACCCCGATAAGCTGGAAGATGTCATAAATGTTCTGAAGGAAGCTGAAATATTAATAATAGATGCTCCTGCTGGTCTGGGAAGGAGTGTTCTGACAGCTATATCCTCTGCTCAGGAAGTCCTTCTTGTTGTAAACCCGGAGATTTCAAGTATGAGCGATGCCCTGAAAACAAAGATAGTCGCAAATAAGCTTGGAGCTCATATACTCGGAACTGTACTGAACAGAGCTACCTCGGACAGCACGGACCTTACAGTAATGGAGATAGAGTCTATTCTTGAAACTCCTATACTTGCTGTTGTGCCAGATGACCCTGAGGTTAAACATAGCAGTGCCTTTGGAGTTCCTGTGGTGATTAAAAGCCCAAACGCTCCTGCTGCAGTTGCAATTAAAAAGCTTGCGGCTGACCTCATTGGAGAGGAATACATTGTACCTGTTGAGGAGAAACCATCCTTTGTGAATAAGCTGATTTCAGGGCTGTTTGGAAAATAG
- the obgE gene encoding GTPase ObgE/CgtA, producing MNFKKIPRIMTSQELIDMAFSRSIKETKKKLSYLKGNRLNNARKIEQKKLEIASKESRQYLDTILKKTPSFTSLPDFYYELISLTIDIDKTRKALGALKWASERIGSLEGYYRGKIKASQTKEEFKKKRREFFGRLASVLRQIDGELEYLQVMKGKLKNLPIFKEEFTVVIAGAPNAGKSSLLKAITGASPKIEGYPFTTQKLLLGYMLDGVREYQIVDTPGLLDRNIEEMNPVERQAILALGNLADIIIFVYDPSETCGFSKSSQFDILENIQKNFNSNVLVMLSKADLLEKDEINEIVKFFHDKIYICSVKDNYGIDKIKEYIITEAKRII from the coding sequence ATGAATTTTAAGAAAATACCTAGAATTATGACCTCACAGGAACTTATAGATATGGCCTTCAGCAGAAGTATAAAAGAGACAAAGAAAAAGTTATCTTATCTTAAAGGCAACAGATTGAACAATGCAAGAAAAATAGAGCAAAAAAAATTGGAGATTGCTTCTAAAGAGTCCAGGCAATATCTCGACACAATTTTAAAAAAGACACCATCTTTCACATCTCTTCCAGATTTTTACTATGAACTCATATCTTTAACAATTGATATAGATAAAACCAGAAAGGCACTGGGGGCCCTCAAGTGGGCAAGTGAAAGAATAGGGTCTCTTGAAGGCTATTACAGAGGGAAGATAAAAGCTTCTCAGACCAAGGAAGAGTTTAAAAAGAAGAGAAGAGAGTTCTTCGGAAGGCTGGCATCAGTACTCAGACAGATAGATGGTGAACTTGAGTACCTTCAGGTTATGAAAGGAAAACTCAAGAATCTACCGATATTTAAGGAAGAATTTACTGTAGTAATAGCTGGAGCTCCAAATGCTGGTAAATCCTCCCTGCTTAAGGCTATAACCGGCGCTTCCCCGAAGATTGAAGGTTATCCTTTTACCACCCAGAAACTTCTTCTGGGTTATATGCTGGATGGAGTTAGAGAGTATCAGATTGTCGATACCCCCGGGCTTCTTGATAGGAACATAGAAGAGATGAATCCTGTTGAAAGACAGGCAATTCTGGCCCTGGGCAATCTTGCTGATATTATAATATTTGTTTATGACCCAAGCGAGACATGTGGATTTTCAAAATCCAGCCAGTTTGATATACTTGAAAATATTCAAAAAAATTTTAATAGCAATGTTCTTGTTATGCTTAGCAAGGCCGATCTGCTGGAAAAAGATGAGATAAATGAGATAGTAAAATTTTTCCATGATAAAATATATATATGTTCTGTAAAGGATAATTATGGGATAGATAAAATAAAAGAATATATTATCACTGAAGCAAAACGAATAATTTAA
- the cbiH gene encoding cobalt-precorrin-3B C(17)-methyltransferase, with the protein MLGKLSIVGIGPGYKEHITARAKKAIEESSVVVGYKSYIKLIEELAGDKKIFSSGMRQEIERAEKALSLAQEGEKVVVVSSGDAGVYGMASPVLELMAEKKLDIDFEVVPGVTSALAASALLGAPLGHDFAVISLSDLLTPWEVIEKRLHAAGAGDFVIALYNPKSMKRVRQIALAREILLKYRDAETPVGIVADACRNGEKVEIATLKEMLHKEIDMLTTVIIGNSHSYIYKKWIITPRGYRVGKR; encoded by the coding sequence ATGCTCGGGAAGCTCAGTATAGTTGGCATAGGACCTGGGTATAAGGAGCACATCACTGCAAGAGCAAAGAAGGCAATTGAAGAAAGCAGTGTTGTGGTTGGGTATAAGAGTTATATAAAGCTCATAGAAGAGCTTGCCGGTGATAAGAAGATTTTCTCCTCCGGAATGAGGCAGGAGATTGAGAGGGCAGAAAAAGCTCTATCCCTCGCCCAGGAAGGTGAGAAGGTTGTGGTGGTAAGCTCTGGCGATGCGGGAGTTTATGGTATGGCTAGTCCTGTGCTTGAACTTATGGCTGAGAAGAAGCTGGATATTGATTTCGAGGTTGTTCCTGGTGTAACCTCAGCCCTTGCAGCCTCTGCTCTTCTGGGCGCACCTCTCGGTCATGATTTTGCTGTAATAAGTTTAAGTGACCTTCTAACACCCTGGGAAGTGATTGAAAAGCGACTTCATGCAGCCGGTGCCGGAGATTTTGTTATTGCCCTATATAACCCGAAAAGTATGAAGAGAGTAAGGCAGATAGCTCTTGCAAGAGAAATACTTCTGAAATACAGAGATGCGGAAACGCCTGTGGGTATTGTTGCAGATGCCTGCAGAAATGGCGAGAAAGTTGAAATAGCCACCCTTAAGGAGATGCTTCATAAAGAGATTGACATGCTCACAACTGTTATCATAGGAAATTCACATAGCTATATCTATAAAAAATGGATAATAACCCCGCGGGGATACAGAGTTGGAAAAAGATGA
- a CDS encoding DNA-binding transcriptional repressor PuuR, whose protein sequence is MVTAQRFKESVQEIGGEIVASEIPGRTIKELRESMGVTQEEIGKLLGLRRETISRIENGNISPSFTSLKNFSRSIAALRAIRELFAREDASLIKKEEFNLLRPNFLRIYLNLPGQDVKLLYNLGEKGYLRSKKRILKVIK, encoded by the coding sequence GTGGTAACTGCACAGCGATTTAAGGAGAGTGTTCAGGAGATTGGGGGGGAAATTGTAGCCTCGGAGATTCCGGGCAGAACCATAAAAGAGCTCAGGGAAAGTATGGGTGTTACTCAGGAAGAGATTGGAAAACTTCTCGGATTGAGGAGGGAGACCATATCAAGAATAGAGAATGGTAATATAAGTCCCAGTTTTACATCCCTTAAGAATTTTTCCAGGAGCATTGCAGCTCTAAGGGCCATAAGAGAACTTTTCGCCAGAGAAGATGCCTCTCTGATTAAAAAGGAAGAGTTCAACCTTCTAAGGCCAAATTTCCTCAGAATTTATCTTAACCTTCCGGGTCAGGATGTCAAACTTCTATACAACCTCGGCGAAAAAGGATATCTACGTTCTAAAAAGAGAATACTCAAGGTGATAAAATGA
- the algC gene encoding phosphomannomutase/phosphoglucomutase, which produces MEHIFRAYDIRGIFNKEFYAENAATIGTAFGTYLGGEGKVLVGMDSRVTSSIIERAFCSGLASTGIDVYSTGVVPIPVANFKTMKGDFKAGAYITASHNPPEYNGIRFRRSDGTGYTEENEEIKKIFFSGKFKTANWNRVGGLFTISPESTLKEYEEYLLPRFSPERSLKVIIDSGNGTASLTSPYLFRKLGFDVRTLNAQPDGTFPGRPNEPKEENLKDLMLSVREMKSDFGIAYDGDADRVVFIDDLGRVVQNEKIGIIVAREILREKGSGTVVANVECSSIVEEEISRAGGEVARVRVGDVFVCDAIKRYSAIFAMETSAHYFYPDFYYFDDPLVVSLKLAEILSKKDKKLSKMADDISSYPKAHENYSCKDSIKFRVIEKIIEKFRARGYRIDITDGARVEFDDGWALLRASNTTPLIRATVEARNEERLREFTRMVRDIFEDAKKEIE; this is translated from the coding sequence ATGGAGCATATTTTTAGAGCCTATGATATAAGGGGAATTTTTAATAAAGAGTTTTATGCTGAAAACGCAGCTACAATCGGCACTGCATTTGGAACCTATCTCGGAGGAGAGGGTAAGGTTCTGGTGGGTATGGATTCAAGAGTTACAAGCTCAATTATAGAGAGAGCCTTCTGCTCTGGTCTGGCTTCCACAGGAATAGATGTCTACTCCACAGGAGTAGTACCAATACCTGTTGCAAACTTTAAAACAATGAAAGGAGATTTTAAGGCTGGAGCCTATATCACCGCTTCCCATAATCCTCCGGAGTATAACGGCATAAGGTTCAGGAGAAGCGATGGCACAGGCTACACTGAAGAAAATGAAGAGATAAAGAAGATTTTTTTCAGTGGAAAATTTAAAACTGCTAACTGGAACAGAGTCGGTGGTCTCTTTACAATAAGTCCAGAATCAACACTTAAAGAGTATGAAGAATACCTTCTACCAAGATTTTCTCCTGAAAGGAGTTTAAAGGTTATTATAGACTCCGGTAATGGAACAGCCTCACTCACATCTCCCTATCTCTTCAGAAAGCTTGGTTTTGATGTCAGAACTCTCAATGCTCAACCAGATGGAACTTTTCCGGGAAGACCGAATGAACCAAAAGAAGAGAATTTAAAAGACCTTATGCTGAGTGTGAGAGAGATGAAATCTGATTTTGGAATTGCCTATGACGGCGATGCTGACAGGGTGGTTTTTATTGACGACCTTGGCAGGGTGGTACAGAATGAGAAGATAGGCATAATTGTTGCGAGAGAGATTCTCAGGGAGAAAGGTTCCGGAACAGTTGTTGCCAATGTCGAATGCTCCAGCATAGTGGAAGAGGAGATTTCAAGGGCAGGTGGTGAGGTGGCAAGGGTAAGGGTTGGAGATGTCTTTGTATGTGATGCTATTAAAAGATATTCTGCAATCTTTGCGATGGAAACCTCGGCCCATTACTTCTATCCCGACTTTTACTATTTCGACGACCCTCTTGTTGTCAGCCTCAAGCTTGCAGAGATTCTATCAAAAAAGGATAAAAAACTCAGCAAGATGGCAGATGATATCTCAAGCTATCCAAAGGCTCATGAGAACTATTCCTGCAAGGATAGTATAAAGTTCAGAGTCATAGAGAAGATAATTGAGAAGTTCAGGGCAAGGGGCTACAGGATTGACATCACTGATGGAGCAAGAGTAGAATTCGATGACGGCTGGGCTCTTCTGAGGGCAAGCAATACAACACCATTAATCAGGGCCACTGTCGAGGCCAGGAATGAGGAGAGGCTGAGGGAATTTACCAGAATGGTCAGGGATATTTTTGAAGATGCAAAAAAAGAGATTGAATAA
- the ppsA gene encoding phosphoenolpyruvate synthase: MNIVWFSEIRKGDIDIAGGKGANLGELTAAGLHVPEGFVITSQAYNKFMKKSGITDSVMEILSLANVDNNDELTEASEKIRALIDEMPVPEDIEKDIIESYRKLSGSESIFVAVRSSATAEDLPGASFAGQQDTFLNVKGEAEVVKYVRECWSSLFTPRAIFYREKQNFDHSKVSIAVVIQRMLNAEKAGVMFSVHPATGDTDEIVTEAAWGLGEGVVSGSVTPDHYIVSKSENKIIQIDIAKKETMFTRDEKTGKTVKIKVPDDKATAQVLSDDEILNLAEIGKKVEKHYDSPQDIEWAYEAGNLYLLQARPITVLYGKESDREEIKEDENEVIIKGLGASPGIGTGKARIISSTKELDMVKEGDILVATMTNPDMVPAMKRASAILTDEGGMTCHAAIVSRELGIPCVVGTGDATKQLGNDMEITVDGYRGVVYRGITEKADEVKEAPAPAATKIITATDVKANISIPEVAPRIAPFADGVGLLRVEHMILGIGKHPIKFIKDGEEDKLIDKIAEGVRKVARAFYPKPVWYRTLDAPTDEFRTLEGGEDEPHEHNPMLGWRGIRRGIDQPELLRAEFKAIKRLVDEGFVNIGVMIPLVQHPEELKAAKKIAAGVGLRPHKDVKFGIMVEIPAAALIIDDFIAEGLDFISFGTNDLTQYTLALDRNNERVAKLYSEKHPAVLKLIEMVIKSCRKAGVDTSICGQAGSDPQVAKKLVEFGITSISANPDAVETIREMVAKTEKRLLLDSIRD; this comes from the coding sequence ATGAATATTGTATGGTTTAGTGAGATTAGGAAAGGTGATATTGACATAGCAGGTGGAAAAGGTGCAAATCTGGGAGAACTTACAGCGGCCGGGCTGCATGTTCCCGAGGGTTTTGTTATAACTTCACAGGCTTACAACAAATTTATGAAGAAAAGCGGGATTACTGACAGTGTGATGGAAATTCTCTCCCTGGCCAATGTGGATAACAATGACGAGTTAACCGAAGCCTCAGAGAAAATTAGGGCACTTATAGACGAGATGCCTGTACCTGAGGATATTGAAAAGGATATAATTGAGAGTTACAGAAAACTTTCAGGTTCAGAATCTATATTTGTTGCAGTCAGAAGTTCTGCAACTGCTGAAGACCTGCCGGGGGCAAGCTTTGCAGGGCAGCAGGACACTTTTCTAAATGTTAAAGGTGAAGCCGAGGTTGTAAAATATGTCAGAGAGTGCTGGTCTTCTCTTTTCACTCCGAGAGCAATTTTCTACAGAGAAAAGCAGAACTTCGACCATAGCAAGGTAAGTATCGCTGTTGTTATTCAGAGAATGCTGAATGCCGAGAAGGCAGGAGTAATGTTCTCTGTTCACCCTGCAACCGGCGACACAGATGAAATTGTTACTGAGGCTGCTTGGGGACTGGGTGAAGGTGTGGTCTCAGGGAGCGTTACACCAGACCACTATATTGTCAGCAAAAGCGAAAATAAGATAATTCAGATAGATATTGCCAAAAAGGAAACAATGTTTACAAGAGACGAAAAAACCGGGAAAACCGTCAAAATAAAGGTGCCTGATGACAAAGCCACGGCACAGGTTCTCAGCGATGATGAAATTTTAAATCTGGCAGAGATTGGGAAGAAGGTTGAGAAGCATTATGATTCTCCTCAGGATATTGAATGGGCATACGAAGCAGGAAATTTATACCTTCTTCAGGCAAGACCCATAACAGTATTATATGGGAAGGAAAGTGACAGAGAGGAGATTAAAGAGGATGAAAACGAGGTCATCATTAAAGGTCTGGGAGCATCACCGGGCATTGGAACAGGCAAGGCGAGAATAATCTCCAGCACAAAGGAGCTTGATATGGTCAAGGAGGGAGATATTCTTGTGGCCACCATGACGAACCCGGACATGGTGCCAGCAATGAAGCGTGCTTCAGCCATATTAACTGATGAGGGTGGTATGACATGCCATGCTGCCATAGTATCCAGAGAACTCGGTATACCCTGTGTTGTCGGTACCGGAGATGCCACAAAGCAGCTGGGCAATGATATGGAGATTACAGTAGATGGTTACAGAGGTGTAGTATACAGGGGAATAACAGAAAAAGCTGATGAGGTGAAAGAGGCTCCAGCGCCTGCTGCCACAAAGATAATCACAGCCACAGATGTCAAGGCAAATATTTCCATACCTGAAGTGGCTCCCAGGATTGCTCCTTTTGCCGATGGTGTTGGTCTGCTTAGAGTGGAACACATGATTCTTGGCATAGGAAAGCATCCAATAAAGTTCATAAAAGATGGCGAGGAAGACAAGCTTATTGATAAGATTGCTGAAGGTGTGAGAAAGGTTGCCAGAGCCTTTTATCCAAAGCCGGTATGGTACAGAACTCTCGATGCTCCTACCGATGAATTCAGAACACTCGAGGGCGGAGAGGATGAACCCCATGAGCACAATCCCATGCTGGGATGGCGTGGTATTCGTCGTGGAATTGACCAGCCTGAGCTTCTGAGGGCAGAGTTTAAGGCAATAAAGCGCCTTGTGGATGAGGGCTTCGTAAATATAGGTGTTATGATACCACTTGTCCAGCATCCTGAAGAGCTGAAAGCTGCCAAAAAAATTGCCGCAGGCGTGGGATTGAGGCCTCACAAAGATGTGAAATTTGGAATAATGGTTGAGATACCTGCTGCTGCTCTCATAATTGATGATTTCATAGCCGAAGGTTTAGACTTTATAAGTTTTGGGACAAATGACCTGACCCAGTATACCCTTGCTCTGGACAGAAACAATGAAAGGGTTGCAAAACTATATTCCGAGAAGCATCCTGCAGTGCTCAAGCTGATAGAGATGGTTATAAAGTCGTGTAGAAAGGCTGGTGTCGATACAAGTATATGCGGACAGGCAGGGAGTGACCCGCAGGTGGCAAAGAAGCTTGTTGAATTTGGAATAACAAGTATTTCAGCCAATCCCGATGCAGTGGAAACTATCCGGGAGATGGTGGCAAAGACTGAGAAGAGGCTGCTCCTTGATAGCATAAGAGACTGA